From a region of the Constantimarinum furrinae genome:
- a CDS encoding 2TM domain-containing protein, producing the protein MESHEKENKYIRAKERVREIRKFYTNLMFYIVFITALAGLNYYTNELRYPWFLWAALGWGIGLIFQAFKAFHWLPFMGKDWEDKKIKELMEKEKETNETRWN; encoded by the coding sequence ATGGAATCACACGAGAAAGAAAACAAATATATACGTGCCAAAGAGCGTGTAAGGGAGATCAGAAAATTTTATACCAATTTAATGTTCTATATAGTGTTTATTACTGCACTCGCGGGATTAAACTACTATACCAATGAGCTGCGTTATCCTTGGTTTTTATGGGCCGCACTGGGATGGGGGATAGGATTGATATTTCAAGCCTTTAAAGCCTTCCATTGGTTGCCTTTTATGGGTAAGGATTGGGAGGATAAGAAGATAAAGGAGCTTATGGAGAAAGAAAAGGAAACCAACGAAACACGATGGAATTAA
- a CDS encoding DUF2141 domain-containing protein, with protein MQTVLFYLSLLFATITLSAQNTIVVDMQNFESNNGTVRVGLYDEEANFLEKEIKSLSSAISGKKATVTFSGIPDGVYAISCYHDEDNNGELKMFFGMFPLEDYGTSNNAPARFGPPKWSDAKFEVKGGETKKFTIYL; from the coding sequence ATGCAAACTGTTCTATTTTATCTCAGCCTTTTATTTGCCACAATAACGCTTAGCGCACAAAACACCATTGTTGTTGATATGCAAAATTTTGAATCCAATAACGGTACCGTTAGAGTTGGATTATATGATGAAGAAGCAAATTTTCTTGAAAAGGAGATCAAATCCCTCTCTTCAGCGATTTCCGGGAAAAAAGCAACTGTGACCTTTTCCGGTATTCCCGACGGGGTGTATGCCATATCCTGTTATCACGATGAAGATAACAACGGAGAATTAAAAATGTTCTTCGGAATGTTTCCGCTGGAAGATTATGGTACTTCAAACAATGCTCCTGCTCGTTTTGGGCCTCCAAAATGGTCGGATGCCAAATTTGAAGTAAAGGGAGGGGAGACCAAAAAATTTACTATTTATTTATAA
- a CDS encoding 2TM domain-containing protein has product MKTEEESKYQRAKKKVKEIKGFYSHLTVYVVINVLLICMHLGVFHKGILELNIPSWSMFTTPFFWGIGLTAHGLHVFQDRFRFLRQWEERKIQQILKKEEDEMKRTTRDDVEF; this is encoded by the coding sequence ATGAAAACTGAAGAAGAATCAAAATATCAGCGTGCCAAGAAAAAAGTAAAGGAAATTAAAGGGTTCTATTCCCACCTAACTGTTTATGTTGTCATAAATGTATTGTTGATCTGTATGCATCTGGGTGTATTTCACAAGGGGATACTGGAGTTGAACATTCCAAGTTGGTCTATGTTTACCACACCCTTCTTTTGGGGTATCGGCCTAACCGCTCACGGCCTTCATGTATTTCAGGACAGGTTTCGGTTTTTACGCCAGTGGGAGGAACGTAAAATTCAGCAAATTCTCAAAAAGGAAGAAGATGAAATGAAAAGAACCACCCGGGACGATGTTGAATTTTAA
- a CDS encoding DUF4331 family protein gives MKKTKFFVAIAGIGLAVLSVFFIAADHIDSPAVAGTTTDIADLYAFQGDNPNNTVFIATLQGPLTPGNVTTNAEFDEDVVVEFNIDNTGDFVEDLVIQVIKRGDSMYFFGPAAPAETGLNSTILTSATRNSVKISTNSDVQTSSNNGMSFFAGPRRDAFYFDFNRFNEVISGAVAPEGFLPPGQAEDFFLDLNVLAIAVEVPNGMLGTAPAHVGGLVGINGLPPSYNVWVSAKRKQ, from the coding sequence ATGAAAAAAACAAAATTTTTTGTTGCAATTGCGGGAATAGGATTAGCTGTGCTGTCTGTATTCTTTATTGCAGCAGATCACATTGATTCGCCTGCAGTTGCCGGTACTACTACCGACATAGCAGACTTATACGCGTTTCAAGGTGATAATCCGAATAATACGGTTTTTATAGCAACCCTTCAGGGGCCTTTAACACCCGGAAATGTTACTACGAATGCAGAATTTGATGAGGATGTGGTTGTCGAATTCAATATCGACAACACGGGTGACTTTGTGGAAGATCTTGTTATACAGGTTATAAAACGAGGAGACTCTATGTACTTTTTCGGTCCGGCTGCTCCTGCAGAAACGGGATTAAACAGTACCATACTTACCAGCGCTACAAGAAATAGTGTAAAGATATCGACCAATAGTGATGTACAGACCAGCAGTAATAATGGAATGAGCTTTTTTGCAGGACCAAGACGAGATGCCTTTTATTTCGACTTTAACCGGTTTAACGAAGTAATTTCCGGAGCCGTGGCTCCCGAAGGATTTTTACCACCGGGGCAGGCAGAAGATTTCTTTCTCGATCTAAACGTATTAGCTATTGCTGTAGAAGTCCCTAACGGAATGTTGGGAACGGCACCTGCACACGTTGGAGGACTCGTTGGGATTAACGGTTTGCCGCCATCGTATAACGTTTGGGTATCGGCAAAGAGAAAGCAATAA
- a CDS encoding anti-sigma factor produces the protein MNKDEIIGSGALELYISGSLPADDVIEVEKAILKYPEVKAEVEKIEASLITLAEAVAPPLSAIVWTYILESVKNVRYLSDDKKHSNWSAITGWAAAVLAIAGIFWMVNKNSALEDQIQVTTSENDTLKENLLDTETELAEANNILEIIRSKDYNTINLPGNIPVAPEAYAKVYFNKKENLAYIDASGLPEVPEGKVYQVWSLILDPLTPRSMGLLDDVTKVENGIYKFENIPDPEAFGITLEPAGGSETPTLTQLYTLGAVSP, from the coding sequence ATGAACAAAGATGAAATCATAGGATCCGGGGCACTGGAATTATATATTAGCGGGTCGCTTCCTGCTGACGACGTAATTGAGGTGGAGAAGGCTATTCTAAAGTATCCGGAAGTTAAAGCCGAGGTTGAAAAGATAGAAGCTTCTCTCATAACTCTAGCTGAAGCCGTAGCACCACCTTTATCTGCCATTGTATGGACATATATTCTCGAATCTGTGAAAAACGTAAGATATTTATCTGATGATAAAAAACATTCAAACTGGAGTGCCATCACAGGATGGGCAGCTGCCGTATTGGCTATTGCCGGTATATTCTGGATGGTAAACAAGAATAGCGCGCTGGAAGATCAGATACAGGTTACTACGTCGGAAAATGATACTTTGAAAGAAAATCTTCTCGATACAGAAACCGAACTGGCCGAAGCAAATAATATTCTCGAAATTATTCGTTCCAAGGATTACAATACTATAAACCTCCCTGGGAATATCCCCGTGGCGCCTGAAGCTTATGCCAAGGTGTATTTTAATAAGAAAGAAAATCTTGCCTATATAGATGCCAGCGGACTGCCGGAAGTGCCTGAAGGTAAAGTATATCAGGTATGGTCACTCATCTTAGATCCGCTTACCCCCAGGAGCATGGGATTGCTGGACGATGTGACCAAAGTAGAGAATGGTATTTATAAATTCGAGAACATCCCCGATCCGGAGGCCTTCGGAATTACGCTTGAGCCTGCCGGGGGTAGTGAAACTCCAACCCTTACCCAGTTGTATACCCTGGGGGCAGTTTCACCCTAA
- a CDS encoding RNA polymerase sigma factor: protein MEQPNALILEMQSGNEKAFSRIYALYSDALYGIVYSIVLDEDIAEEVLQDAFIKIWNNSSSYDINKGRFFTWILNIARNTAIDKTRSKSFKNSKKNLSTTNFVDILASSDNLNNKTNAIGIKKFVDALKPACIKIIDLLYFKGYTQADAAKNLEIPLGTLKTRNRNCINDLRTIVLG from the coding sequence ATGGAACAACCCAATGCCCTCATACTTGAAATGCAGTCGGGTAATGAAAAGGCTTTTTCAAGGATTTATGCGCTTTATTCGGATGCATTATACGGAATTGTGTACAGTATTGTACTTGATGAGGACATTGCCGAAGAAGTCCTTCAGGATGCATTTATTAAAATATGGAACAATTCTTCTTCCTATGATATAAATAAGGGAAGGTTCTTCACCTGGATCTTAAATATTGCAAGAAATACCGCCATCGACAAAACCCGTTCAAAATCATTTAAAAACTCGAAGAAAAACCTATCTACAACTAATTTCGTAGATATATTGGCGTCGAGTGACAACCTCAATAATAAAACAAATGCCATTGGGATCAAAAAATTTGTCGATGCACTAAAACCTGCTTGTATAAAGATCATAGATCTGCTGTATTTCAAAGGATATACTCAAGCCGATGCAGCAAAAAATCTTGAAATTCCATTAGGTACATTAAAAACGAGAAACCGAAATTGCATTAATGACTTGAGAACAATTGTATTAGGTTAA
- a CDS encoding LytR/AlgR family response regulator transcription factor: protein MKVLIIEDEKPSARRLQRMLNKLDVQVDQMLHSVEESKEWFSKNIHPDLIFLDIQLSDGLSFEIFDSVEVKSAIIFTTAFDEYALQAFKLNSIDYLLKPIDEEELSTAVTKYRSLKPKEQAIQLNFDDIKKLLVNPVEREYKKRFTTKIGQHIKMIPVDEIECVYSENKGTYAHTVEGRDYLLDTTLEQLEEELEPELFFRINRKFFVNINAIRDIISYTNSRLQLKLNSYKEQEVIVAREKVRDFKLWLE from the coding sequence ATGAAGGTATTGATCATTGAAGACGAAAAACCCTCTGCCAGACGTTTGCAGCGCATGCTTAATAAATTGGATGTCCAGGTAGACCAAATGTTGCATAGCGTTGAAGAATCTAAGGAATGGTTCTCGAAAAATATACACCCCGACCTTATCTTTCTGGATATTCAGTTAAGTGACGGCCTCTCCTTCGAGATCTTCGATTCGGTAGAGGTAAAGAGTGCGATCATTTTTACGACGGCCTTCGATGAATATGCGCTTCAGGCGTTTAAATTAAACAGTATCGATTATCTGTTGAAACCTATTGATGAGGAGGAGTTAAGCACGGCGGTTACTAAATACAGATCATTGAAACCAAAGGAGCAGGCTATACAGCTTAATTTTGATGATATTAAAAAATTGTTGGTTAATCCTGTAGAACGGGAATATAAAAAAAGGTTTACCACTAAGATCGGACAGCACATTAAAATGATCCCGGTCGACGAGATAGAATGTGTGTATTCTGAAAACAAGGGAACCTATGCCCATACGGTAGAGGGAAGAGATTATCTGCTGGACACCACGCTGGAGCAGTTGGAGGAAGAACTGGAGCCCGAATTATTCTTTCGCATTAATCGAAAATTCTTTGTGAATATTAATGCTATTCGCGATATCATTTCCTATACAAATTCTCGGCTACAATTAAAACTAAACAGTTATAAAGAGCAAGAGGTCATAGTGGCGCGTGAGAAGGTTCGGGACTTTAAACTATGGTTGGAATAG
- a CDS encoding DUF4331 family protein, producing MKTYKFKILFIAICASLLFVQCDDDDNGNVIVQETCDDGIQNGDEEGVDCGGTACEPCLQELDFSGTYRQEDIMGRPGINTVFSGTDQLKNNFNTTIVSDRADFQDDFQARLELYHDVYGNALGVMIDYETNILGLDAATFTTVLAQFDALQVSPTGETTYFNPNTGVALTGRTLSDDVIDVSLTLMFGGMSGTRFDGNNGTPQLTSDGVDAGDRDFSLSFPYMESPNE from the coding sequence ATGAAAACATATAAATTCAAAATATTATTTATTGCTATTTGCGCCTCACTATTGTTCGTACAATGTGACGACGACGATAATGGCAATGTGATCGTGCAGGAAACCTGTGATGACGGAATACAAAACGGTGACGAAGAAGGAGTGGATTGCGGGGGAACAGCCTGTGAGCCTTGTCTTCAGGAATTAGACTTCAGCGGGACTTACAGACAGGAAGACATCATGGGTAGACCCGGTATTAATACCGTTTTTAGTGGAACCGATCAGTTAAAGAATAACTTTAATACTACTATCGTTTCCGATCGTGCCGATTTTCAAGACGACTTCCAGGCCCGACTGGAGTTGTATCACGATGTGTACGGAAATGCATTGGGAGTGATGATCGACTATGAGACAAACATTCTTGGTTTGGACGCCGCTACCTTTACTACGGTATTGGCTCAGTTTGACGCCTTACAGGTATCACCAACAGGAGAAACAACGTATTTTAATCCCAACACAGGTGTAGCCTTAACGGGAAGAACTTTAAGTGACGATGTCATCGACGTATCCCTAACACTAATGTTTGGCGGAATGAGCGGAACACGTTTTGACGGGAACAATGGAACTCCTCAGTTAACCAGTGATGGAGTTGATGCGGGAGACCGTGATTTTTCATTGTCTTTTCCTTATATGGAATCACCTAATGAATAA
- a CDS encoding 2TM domain-containing protein, with the protein MKHLIKEFGKAVFIGLCIFLVLGIIQYLNGYRFDDPTEVLISFAFNQAYTIVLYLGNSYFFEYLLKRHPKDLFKTEHIIKGFTGGILISLTGMILVRFVSVVLIQRISFSEFVEEERAAYYYVGLIISVVVLIVFYAFYYYKHTQQNKLKEQKIIAGAASAKFDALKNQLDPHFLFNSLNVLTSLIEENPEAATQFTTALSKVYRYVLEQKNKQLVTVTEELKFAQLYMSLINMRFEDSIIFTVPKQLSNPEARVVPLSLQLILENAVKHNTVTPLRKLHITISEKDGNLVVANNIQPKQVVKESSGVGLQNIKQRYFLLTDRPVRIDKNEKEFSIAIPMLTKETMTMKTQESYISEKKYERAKKQVEELKGFYAHLTIYLIMVPIFIYLNYRSGGFPWAIFPIVGWGMGVGGHAMEVYGYNPFLGKDWEERKIREFMDKEE; encoded by the coding sequence ATGAAGCATTTAATCAAGGAATTTGGGAAAGCTGTTTTTATAGGGCTCTGTATCTTTCTGGTATTGGGGATCATTCAATACTTGAATGGCTATCGTTTTGATGATCCTACAGAAGTGCTTATTTCCTTTGCATTCAATCAGGCATACACTATAGTATTGTATCTGGGAAATTCCTATTTCTTTGAGTATTTGTTAAAAAGACACCCCAAAGACCTGTTTAAGACAGAGCACATAATTAAGGGATTTACGGGTGGGATATTGATCTCACTTACAGGAATGATCTTAGTTCGATTTGTTTCTGTGGTATTAATTCAGAGAATTTCGTTTTCTGAATTCGTAGAAGAGGAGCGCGCTGCTTATTACTATGTTGGTCTTATTATTTCGGTAGTAGTACTCATAGTGTTTTATGCGTTCTATTACTACAAGCACACCCAACAGAATAAATTAAAAGAGCAAAAGATCATTGCCGGTGCTGCCTCAGCCAAATTTGATGCACTTAAAAATCAGTTAGATCCTCACTTTCTGTTTAACAGCCTGAATGTACTTACCAGTCTTATTGAAGAGAATCCAGAAGCTGCTACGCAGTTTACTACAGCCTTAAGCAAGGTGTACCGCTATGTGCTGGAGCAAAAGAATAAACAACTGGTTACTGTGACAGAGGAACTGAAATTCGCACAATTGTATATGTCACTTATCAATATGCGTTTTGAAGACAGTATAATTTTTACGGTCCCCAAACAATTAAGCAATCCTGAAGCTCGGGTGGTTCCGTTATCGCTTCAGTTAATACTGGAAAATGCTGTGAAGCACAATACGGTAACTCCGTTAAGAAAACTTCATATTACAATAAGTGAAAAGGACGGTAATTTAGTAGTCGCCAATAATATTCAGCCAAAACAGGTAGTAAAAGAAAGCAGTGGTGTCGGACTTCAGAATATAAAACAGCGCTACTTTTTACTCACCGATCGTCCGGTGAGAATAGATAAGAACGAAAAAGAATTCAGCATAGCAATCCCTATGTTAACCAAAGAAACTATGACAATGAAAACACAAGAATCATATATTTCAGAAAAGAAATACGAACGCGCCAAAAAGCAGGTGGAAGAACTAAAGGGCTTTTATGCTCACCTTACGATCTACTTAATTATGGTGCCTATCTTTATTTATCTCAACTACCGCAGTGGCGGATTTCCATGGGCAATTTTTCCGATCGTTGGCTGGGGTATGGGAGTAGGCGGACATGCCATGGAGGTATACGGTTATAACCCCTTTCTGGGCAAAGACTGGGAGGAACGGAAGATAAGGGAATTTATGGATAAGGAAGAATAA
- a CDS encoding tetratricopeptide repeat protein: MKSTYIFIFLLCLLTACNTEHPITPVLNSADYNGYLDTGMQQTYEDAMAEKEFWSKRLRPDSSGVGDLGPLAGSYTALFQTTGNAEYLENAVTLYKKAMNISANNKDVYARALAHTYISQHRFKEAKEVLEETYAGISNKRPTEHALFDVYMELGEYEKAEMMLNKLKNMSDYNYLIRLAKWNDHKGDLDTAIELMEKARDIADSRKSKTLQIWTYSNIADFYGHAGRIDDSYAYYLKTLQLQPDNAYAKKGLAWIAYSYERDTEEAHRILDSVKKTHRIPDYYLLKSEIAEYSGNSQEAESNSAKFLNAVQQGNYGGMYTSYLIEMYAEDDPQKALILAHEEVANRATPETYYLLAYAELKNGNREKALQLIEDKVEGKTFEPMALYYSALVYKANGLDKKVTPIKDELKESGYEIGPILSEKVDDL, translated from the coding sequence ATGAAATCGACATATATATTTATTTTCCTTTTGTGTTTACTAACAGCTTGTAATACCGAACACCCAATAACTCCGGTTTTGAATAGTGCAGACTATAACGGCTATTTGGATACCGGGATGCAACAGACATATGAGGATGCAATGGCCGAAAAAGAGTTCTGGTCTAAGCGACTTAGACCCGACAGTAGTGGTGTAGGCGATCTGGGACCTTTAGCAGGCAGCTATACAGCGCTGTTCCAGACTACAGGTAATGCAGAATACCTTGAAAATGCTGTAACCCTCTACAAGAAGGCGATGAATATCTCTGCGAACAATAAAGATGTCTATGCCAGGGCATTGGCGCATACCTATATTTCTCAGCATCGATTTAAAGAGGCCAAAGAGGTGCTTGAAGAAACCTACGCAGGAATATCAAACAAGCGACCAACCGAACATGCATTATTTGATGTGTATATGGAACTGGGTGAGTACGAGAAGGCTGAAATGATGCTTAATAAGCTTAAAAACATGTCGGATTACAACTATTTAATTCGCTTGGCGAAATGGAACGATCATAAAGGAGACCTGGATACAGCGATCGAACTGATGGAAAAAGCCAGGGATATTGCGGATTCCCGAAAAAGTAAAACCCTTCAGATCTGGACCTATAGCAATATAGCCGATTTTTACGGGCATGCCGGAAGGATCGATGATTCGTATGCTTATTATCTGAAAACCCTTCAGTTGCAACCTGATAATGCCTACGCAAAGAAAGGTTTAGCCTGGATCGCTTATTCGTATGAAAGAGATACTGAAGAAGCCCATCGTATTCTCGATAGTGTGAAAAAGACCCATCGTATACCCGATTATTATCTTTTAAAATCTGAAATCGCAGAATATTCCGGGAATTCACAAGAAGCTGAATCGAACAGTGCTAAATTTCTGAATGCTGTCCAACAAGGTAATTATGGAGGGATGTATACTTCCTATTTAATTGAAATGTACGCTGAAGATGATCCTCAAAAGGCACTTATCCTGGCACATGAGGAAGTAGCGAATCGCGCAACTCCCGAAACCTATTATCTTTTGGCTTATGCCGAGCTTAAAAATGGTAATAGAGAAAAGGCCCTGCAACTTATTGAGGACAAGGTTGAAGGAAAGACTTTTGAACCTATGGCGTTGTATTACAGTGCGTTGGTTTACAAGGCCAACGGACTAGATAAAAAAGTCACTCCTATAAAGGACGAGTTAAAAGAATCGGGCTATGAAATTGGTCCGATATTAAGTGAAAAAGTTGATGATCTTTAA
- a CDS encoding LETM1-related biofilm-associated protein has protein sequence MNPSASDWIPKFLNHFGKEKLITPYNSENEFYCAMRTTGFVYGVSAAANVKEKVSSLQLTKEEFTKVNLFHTLLFTYTSLHEEEDISMAIPAMVSFYKKLEKGKSGFFKKLSLTNSPTANLERILSARLQETNSSLKKNSTTLLTYALLYIDVFAFKNWLKTPSSVKQFAQDFENTVISCCILALKSKKKKKKYDNLLIELFESSSEYLSEASSSKLPSVKAMGTLSALTYLEKKYLIDICAIAVWDDREMDEDEFDFLQQLVNTMGLQLEVLSESLQALKDFSEKHTQHITLFEYSNPVKQFYKQNASTVKLLILRNKNRLILELEESGELLVLLTHSTVRDLSPEEKNKVKEQLLDICKTIPSLTIFLLPGGAVLLPLLVKFIPKLLPSAFNENRIDNKKP, from the coding sequence ATGAACCCATCTGCATCAGATTGGATACCGAAATTCCTTAACCACTTTGGTAAAGAGAAACTAATAACACCTTATAATTCCGAAAATGAGTTTTACTGCGCTATGCGTACCACCGGTTTCGTTTACGGGGTATCAGCCGCAGCAAATGTAAAAGAAAAGGTAAGTAGCCTTCAACTTACAAAAGAGGAATTTACTAAGGTCAACCTATTCCATACCTTATTATTCACCTATACCTCATTACATGAGGAAGAAGATATTAGTATGGCGATCCCGGCCATGGTTTCTTTTTACAAGAAGCTTGAAAAAGGAAAGTCCGGTTTCTTTAAAAAGTTGTCACTCACTAACAGTCCTACAGCAAATCTGGAACGCATACTTTCTGCCAGACTTCAGGAAACTAATTCGTCCTTAAAAAAAAACTCAACGACCTTATTAACCTATGCGCTGCTTTATATCGATGTATTTGCATTTAAGAACTGGCTTAAGACACCATCATCGGTTAAGCAATTCGCCCAGGATTTTGAAAATACGGTAATCTCATGCTGCATTCTGGCGTTGAAGTCAAAAAAGAAGAAAAAGAAATATGATAACCTGCTAATAGAATTGTTCGAGTCTTCTTCTGAATATCTCAGCGAAGCATCTTCCTCCAAACTTCCGTCTGTAAAGGCAATGGGAACACTTTCAGCATTGACCTATCTGGAAAAGAAATATCTAATCGATATCTGTGCTATAGCCGTTTGGGATGATCGGGAAATGGATGAAGATGAATTTGATTTTCTTCAGCAATTGGTCAATACCATGGGCTTACAACTTGAAGTTCTCTCTGAAAGCCTTCAGGCCTTAAAGGATTTTTCCGAAAAACATACCCAGCACATAACCTTATTTGAATATTCCAATCCGGTAAAACAATTTTACAAACAGAATGCTTCTACCGTAAAATTGCTTATTCTTCGGAATAAAAATCGCCTAATTTTAGAACTGGAAGAAAGTGGTGAACTACTGGTTTTACTTACTCATTCAACCGTGAGAGACCTTAGTCCTGAAGAAAAGAACAAGGTTAAGGAGCAACTTCTCGATATTTGCAAGACCATTCCGTCGCTTACTATTTTTCTATTACCCGGCGGCGCTGTGCTACTCCCGCTTTTGGTAAAATTTATTCCGAAACTTTTACCTTCTGCTTTTAATGAAAATCGCATTGACAACAAAAAACCATGA
- a CDS encoding tetratricopeptide repeat protein, with protein sequence MKNSILILCFLLFSASGMGQSKYQTGMQQAFELWGADKPWEAANLFERIAQAEPDNWLPSFYVAQINVLYSFSEKNKEKLTAQLNKARDFINDAKALSPNNPEILVLDAQWYTAWIVFDGQQYGMKYSQKTTQLYQEAKKIAPDNPRVVLGNAEWAIGSARFFGQPVDQFCGELERAVELFATFKPEGEFYPRGGGDHAREVLEANCKK encoded by the coding sequence ATGAAAAATTCAATACTTATTTTATGCTTTTTACTGTTTTCTGCCTCAGGGATGGGTCAGTCGAAATATCAAACCGGAATGCAACAAGCTTTTGAGCTTTGGGGAGCCGATAAGCCCTGGGAAGCGGCAAATTTATTTGAACGCATTGCCCAAGCCGAACCGGACAATTGGTTGCCTTCTTTTTACGTAGCACAGATCAATGTTTTGTATAGTTTCTCTGAAAAGAATAAGGAAAAACTAACAGCACAGCTCAATAAGGCGAGGGATTTTATCAATGATGCCAAGGCGCTCTCACCAAACAACCCTGAAATTCTTGTGCTCGATGCGCAGTGGTACACGGCCTGGATCGTTTTTGACGGTCAACAGTATGGTATGAAGTATTCTCAGAAAACAACACAGTTATATCAGGAAGCAAAAAAGATCGCTCCGGATAACCCTAGAGTGGTTTTAGGAAACGCCGAATGGGCAATTGGATCTGCCCGTTTTTTCGGTCAGCCGGTAGATCAGTTCTGCGGAGAGCTGGAGCGGGCCGTCGAACTTTTTGCTACCTTTAAGCCTGAAGGAGAATTTTATCCCAGAGGTGGGGGAGATCATGCCCGGGAAGTTTTGGAAGCCAATTGTAAAAAATAA
- a CDS encoding methyltransferase domain-containing protein: protein MKEQNEYILGTDVVELHRLGVQHQVWASEAQKGWELAGFNGGQTLLDLGCGPGFCTKELAYMVGNDGKVIGIDKSDHFIRYLNEVSRLYNLNIEGVSADFNQMKLEDHSLDGMYCRWALAWLSNPGEILDKVYTALKPGGKMVIHEYYDWSTHQIEPQLPGLATAINASLQSFKDSEGEIDIGRYLPKMLTEMGMEISSLRLMQKLATPKELNWQWPKTFYHSYFPRLQEVGYLTQEEVKAALHDLSLLEKDPATTLSCPMMIEVIATK from the coding sequence ATGAAAGAACAAAACGAATATATTTTAGGTACCGATGTAGTCGAATTACACCGTCTTGGGGTACAACATCAGGTATGGGCCAGTGAAGCCCAAAAAGGCTGGGAACTCGCCGGTTTTAATGGTGGTCAAACATTGCTTGACCTGGGATGCGGTCCCGGATTTTGCACCAAGGAATTGGCATATATGGTAGGCAATGACGGAAAAGTTATTGGAATTGACAAATCCGACCACTTTATTCGTTATCTCAATGAAGTTTCCAGACTCTACAACTTAAATATTGAAGGCGTAAGTGCAGATTTTAACCAAATGAAGCTTGAAGATCACAGTCTGGACGGAATGTACTGTCGTTGGGCCCTCGCCTGGTTATCCAATCCCGGTGAGATACTCGATAAGGTATATACCGCTTTAAAACCCGGTGGAAAAATGGTGATCCACGAATATTACGATTGGTCTACCCACCAGATCGAGCCACAACTACCCGGACTCGCAACAGCTATCAATGCGTCCCTGCAAAGCTTTAAGGATTCAGAGGGTGAAATCGATATAGGACGATACCTGCCTAAAATGCTTACCGAAATGGGGATGGAAATTAGTTCCTTGCGCCTAATGCAAAAACTGGCTACACCCAAAGAATTGAACTGGCAATGGCCAAAGACCTTTTATCACAGTTATTTTCCAAGGCTTCAGGAAGTGGGCTATTTGACCCAAGAAGAAGTGAAGGCCGCATTACATGATCTTTCCCTACTCGAAAAAGATCCGGCGACTACCTTGTCCTGCCCTATGATGATAGAAGTGATCGCGACAAAGTAG